Proteins from one bacterium genomic window:
- a CDS encoding SDR family oxidoreductase, with product MTDPSREKQGLSVNPNPLSETRAKGEKPPQAQPWPGHEAKMRPTPDHGEESYQGANKLLGRKALVTGGDSGIGRAIAIAFAREGADVAIAYYNEHDDAQETLRWVRKAGRKGLAIQGDLSNPAHCKEVIQQVVEEFGGLDLLVNNAGRHTEQADLTGITPEQLETTFRTNFFSAVWLTQAALPQMEAGSVILNTGSVTGLVGSPTLIDYAATKAAMHNFTKSLSKQLAPRGIRVNCVAPGPVWTPLIVSTRPDEKVAHFGDESLWKRPAQPAELAPSYVFLASSDARYYTGEVLSPTGEETTR from the coding sequence ATGACCGACCCGTCGCGTGAGAAACAGGGGCTTTCCGTCAATCCCAATCCGCTCTCCGAGACCCGAGCCAAGGGTGAGAAGCCGCCCCAAGCCCAGCCCTGGCCGGGCCACGAGGCCAAGATGCGGCCCACCCCCGACCACGGCGAAGAGAGCTACCAAGGCGCCAACAAGCTGCTCGGGCGCAAAGCCCTCGTGACCGGCGGCGACAGCGGCATCGGCCGGGCGATCGCGATCGCCTTCGCCCGCGAGGGGGCCGACGTCGCGATCGCCTACTACAACGAGCACGACGACGCCCAGGAGACCCTGCGCTGGGTGCGCAAGGCCGGCCGCAAGGGGCTCGCCATCCAGGGCGACCTCTCGAACCCCGCCCACTGCAAGGAGGTCATCCAGCAGGTGGTCGAGGAGTTCGGGGGGCTGGACCTCTTGGTCAACAACGCCGGCCGCCACACCGAGCAGGCTGACCTCACCGGCATCACCCCCGAGCAGCTCGAGACGACCTTCCGGACCAACTTCTTCTCGGCCGTCTGGCTGACGCAGGCGGCCCTCCCGCAGATGGAGGCGGGCAGCGTCATCTTGAACACGGGCTCGGTGACGGGCCTGGTAGGCAGCCCGACGCTGATCGACTACGCGGCGACCAAGGCCGCCATGCACAACTTCACCAAGTCGCTCTCCAAGCAACTCGCCCCTCGGGGGATCCGGGTCAACTGCGTAGCGCCGGGCCCGGTTTGGACGCCGCTCATCGTCTCGACCCGCCCCGACGAGAAGGTCGCGCACTTCGGCGACGAGAGCCTCTGGAAGCGCCCCGCCCAGCCCGCCGAGCTCGCGCCCAGCTACGTCTTTCTCGCCTCGAGCGACGCGCGTTACTACACCGGCGAGGTCCTATCCCCGACCGGCGAGGAGACGACCCGCTGA
- a CDS encoding polyribonucleotide nucleotidyltransferase: MSNEVKTYRYQLGDHDISMTFGKYAKQASGAVLVQSGGTSVLVSATMSKSPREGIDFFPLLVDYEEKMYAVGRVPGSFMRREGRASENAILAGRLIDRSIRPLFPNGFRNDVQVVAYVLSSDQNIQPDVLAMLGASAALMVSDIPFAGPIGGVRVGRINDEWVINPTFTETDESDMDLVVAGTADAVMMVEAGIKLVPEAEVLEAIEVGWDAVRELCAWQEEIVKEIGKQKLDVKPAELDARLVEFANQYMARMTEALQNADKEARQKNVDALSTEIREALVGQPEDSELGQLIAAKPKLVGDVLYYLEKKILRKLVTEQGMRIDGRKLDEIRPITCEVGVLPRTHGSGLFVRGQTQVLNVCTLGSSGDAQKIDGLDPITSKRYMHHYNFPGFSTGEVRPSRGPGRREIGHGALAERALLPVLPDPKEFPYALRLVSEALESNGSTSMASTCGSTLSLMDAGVPIKAPVAGVAMGLIKEGDRFAVLTDIQGIEDHLGDMDFKVTGTRDGITALQMDIKIHGISLEVMEIAMEQARKGRLFILDKMLAAIPRPRTELSEFAPRIITLKINPDKIGTLIGPGGKMIKRIVEETGVKIDIEDDGSVFITTSDAVGADAAVAWVNRLCKDVEVGTVYKGKVTRILNFGAFVEILPGKEGLIHISQLAPERVAKVEDVVNIGDQVVVKVVEVDSQGRINLTKKGVAPEEVEKMMAGAAK; this comes from the coding sequence ATGAGCAACGAAGTGAAGACTTATCGTTACCAGCTCGGCGACCACGACATCTCGATGACCTTCGGCAAGTACGCCAAGCAGGCGAGCGGTGCCGTCCTGGTCCAGTCGGGCGGCACCTCCGTGCTGGTGTCGGCGACCATGTCGAAGTCCCCCCGCGAGGGCATCGACTTCTTCCCCCTGCTGGTCGATTACGAAGAGAAGATGTACGCGGTCGGCCGCGTCCCCGGCAGCTTCATGCGCCGCGAGGGCCGCGCCTCCGAGAACGCCATCCTGGCCGGGCGTCTGATCGACCGTTCGATCCGCCCCCTCTTCCCGAACGGCTTCCGCAACGACGTGCAGGTCGTCGCCTACGTGCTGTCGAGCGACCAGAACATCCAGCCCGACGTGCTCGCCATGCTCGGCGCCTCGGCGGCTCTGATGGTCTCCGACATCCCCTTCGCTGGCCCCATCGGTGGCGTCCGCGTCGGCCGCATCAACGATGAGTGGGTGATCAACCCCACCTTCACCGAGACCGACGAGAGCGACATGGACCTGGTGGTCGCGGGTACCGCGGACGCCGTCATGATGGTCGAGGCCGGCATCAAGCTCGTGCCCGAAGCCGAAGTGCTCGAGGCGATCGAAGTGGGCTGGGACGCGGTGCGTGAGCTCTGCGCCTGGCAGGAAGAGATCGTCAAGGAGATCGGCAAGCAGAAGCTCGACGTCAAGCCCGCCGAGCTGGATGCGCGCCTGGTCGAGTTCGCCAACCAGTACATGGCCCGCATGACCGAGGCCCTCCAGAACGCCGACAAGGAAGCCCGCCAGAAGAACGTCGACGCGCTCTCGACCGAGATCCGCGAAGCGCTCGTCGGCCAGCCCGAGGACAGCGAGCTGGGTCAGCTGATTGCCGCCAAGCCCAAGCTCGTCGGCGACGTGCTCTACTACCTCGAGAAGAAGATCCTCCGCAAGCTCGTCACCGAGCAGGGCATGCGCATCGACGGCCGCAAGCTCGACGAGATCCGCCCCATCACCTGCGAAGTGGGCGTCCTGCCCCGCACGCACGGCTCGGGCCTCTTCGTCCGCGGTCAAACCCAGGTCCTCAACGTCTGCACGCTCGGTTCGTCGGGCGACGCCCAGAAGATCGATGGCCTCGACCCCATCACTTCCAAGCGTTACATGCACCACTACAACTTCCCCGGCTTCTCGACCGGTGAGGTCCGTCCCAGCCGCGGCCCCGGCCGCCGCGAGATCGGCCACGGCGCCCTCGCCGAGCGCGCCCTCCTGCCGGTCCTGCCGGACCCCAAGGAGTTCCCCTACGCGCTCCGCCTGGTCTCCGAAGCGCTCGAGTCCAACGGCTCGACCTCGATGGCCTCGACCTGCGGCTCGACCCTGTCCCTGATGGACGCGGGCGTGCCCATCAAGGCTCCGGTCGCCGGCGTGGCCATGGGCCTCATCAAGGAAGGCGATCGCTTCGCCGTCCTCACCGACATCCAGGGCATCGAGGACCACCTCGGCGACATGGACTTCAAGGTGACGGGCACCCGCGACGGCATCACCGCCCTCCAGATGGACATCAAGATCCACGGCATCTCGCTGGAGGTCATGGAGATCGCGATGGAGCAGGCGCGCAAGGGCCGCCTCTTCATCCTCGACAAGATGCTCGCGGCTATCCCCCGTCCGCGCACCGAGCTCAGCGAGTTCGCCCCGCGCATCATCACCCTCAAGATCAACCCCGACAAGATCGGCACCCTGATCGGCCCCGGCGGCAAGATGATCAAGCGCATCGTCGAAGAGACGGGCGTCAAGATCGACATCGAGGACGACGGCTCGGTCTTCATCACGACCTCCGACGCCGTCGGCGCCGATGCCGCCGTCGCGTGGGTCAACCGCCTCTGCAAGGACGTCGAGGTCGGTACGGTCTACAAGGGTAAGGTCACCCGCATCCTCAACTTCGGCGCCTTCGTCGAGATCCTTCCCGGCAAGGAAGGCCTGATCCACATCTCGCAGCTCGCCCCCGAGCGCGTCGCGAAGGTGGAAGACGTGGTCAACATCGGTGACCAGGTCGTGGTCAAGGTCGTCGAAGTCGACAGCCAGGGGCGCATCAACCTGACCAAGAAGGGCGTCGCGCCCGAAGAGGTCGAGAAGATGATGGCCGGCGCCGCCAAGTAG
- the rpsO gene encoding 30S ribosomal protein S15 has protein sequence MPLLKETKSSIIAEHKRNDADNGSPEVQIALLTAKIEQLSEHLTRNKKDFASRRGLLKMVGQRRRLLAYLMKNDLDRYRAIIGKLGLRK, from the coding sequence TTGCCGCTTCTTAAGGAAACCAAGTCCTCGATCATCGCCGAGCACAAGCGTAACGACGCTGACAACGGCTCGCCCGAGGTCCAGATCGCGCTCCTGACCGCCAAGATCGAGCAGCTCAGCGAGCACCTGACCCGCAACAAGAAGGACTTCGCGTCGCGTCGCGGCCTTCTCAAGATGGTCGGTCAGCGTCGTCGCCTTCTGGCTTACCTCATGAAGAACGACCTGGATCGCTACCGCGCGATCATCGGCAAGCTCGGCCTTCGTAAGTAA